The region GCTACAAGATGAAACCTCTCTTGAAATTGAAAGAATATACGTAAAAAGCAGCCATCACGGTAAAAAAGTAGGACAGATTTTGTACGAAAAAGCATTAGAAATCGCTCAGAAAGAAAATAAAAAATACATCTGGTTAGGAGTCTGGGAAGAAAACATGAGAGCCGTTAATTTTTATAAAAAAAATGGTTTTGTGGAATTTAACAAACACATTTTCAGGCTGGGAAAGGAAGAACAAACCGACCTTATGATGAAAAAAATCCTTGATTAAAAAATATTTAAGAATCATAAAGACATA is a window of Candidatus Chryseobacterium colombiense DNA encoding:
- a CDS encoding GNAT family N-acetyltransferase; translation: MMSILITKASIQDLATLQSLGKETFYETFAQHNSEEEMQNYLNKSFALDKLAAELNHQDSQFFLAWEETLPVGYLKVNSGTAQTELQDETSLEIERIYVKSSHHGKKVGQILYEKALEIAQKENKKYIWLGVWEENMRAVNFYKKNGFVEFNKHIFRLGKEEQTDLMMKKILD